A stretch of the Helicoverpa zea isolate HzStark_Cry1AcR chromosome 15, ilHelZeax1.1, whole genome shotgun sequence genome encodes the following:
- the LOC124636780 gene encoding uncharacterized protein LOC124636780: MLIDSGSKCNVVTDKTWQFLKDNSVKISNQVRKPNKTLISYGSKEPLDIMGSFEADISVGSHNSIKCTVYVIRNGTRDLLGKETAIQLGILKIGLQINAVSNDVPLEKAFPKFKGVTVQIPIDQKVKPVIQPYRRVPIPLEEKVARKLKELKEADIIEEVNEPSPWVSPMVPVLKEGQEEANHPRNYFIKDNLETRFRQHQIWNTKQ, encoded by the exons ATGTTAATAGATTCAGGAAGTAAATGCAATGTTGTTACTGACAAAACATGGCAATTCTTAAAAGATAACAGCGTAAAAATTTCTAATCAAGTACGCAAACCTAATAAGACACTTATTTCCTACGGCAGTAAAGAACCCTTGGACATTATGGGCTCTTTTGAAGCGGACATTTCAGTGGGTAGTCATAATAGTATAAAATGCACTGTTTATGTCATCAGAAACGGTACACGTGATCTATTGGGCAAAGAAACTGCGATTCAATTAGGCATACTTAAAATTGGACTTCAAATTAATGCTGTTAGCAATGATGTACCTTTAGAAAAAGCTTTTCCGAAGTTCAAAGGAGTGACTGTCCAGATTCCAATAGACCAAAAAGTTAAACCAGTCATTCAACCATACAGAAGGGTTCCCATCCCTTTAGAAGAAAAGGTTGCTAGGAAATTAAAGGAACTTAAAGAAGCAGATATTATCGAGGAAGTAAATGAACCTTCACCGTGGGTATCACCGATGGTTCCGGTTCTCAAAGAAGGACAAGAAGAG GCAAATCACCCTCGGAACTATTTTATAAAAGACAATTTAGAGACAAGATTCCGGCAGCACCAGATATGGAATACAAAACAATAG
- the LOC124636779 gene encoding alpha-(1,3)-fucosyltransferase C-like — MIKKILIVTFTTTLCSLIIVRLIQIAFDTNLKYILVFNDPHRSPIKQMIGDRSLFLKKKCPVSNCYITKINSVVRRISDFDAIMFHGPELDKKPLILPKDRSNQQKYIFLSGESAVNYPVRCRNLRGVFNWTMTYKLNSDIYLGYIIIRNITGSIIGPKPIMHWLKLEDMKPIDSAFKKNLEGKIYAAAWFVSNKHAANKRREIALQIQDELSDYNMTLDIFGPGEVNCPRNINLVCLSLLERYYYFYLSFENSLIDDYVTEKLLTPLQHYTVPVVYGGANYTR, encoded by the coding sequence ATGATAAAGAAAATTCTGATAGTCACCTTTACAACCACATTGTGTTCATTAATAATAGTACGACTAATACAAATCGCATTTGATACAAACCTGAAATACATTTTAGTATTCAATGATCCTCATAGATCCCCAATCAAACAAATGATTGGAGAccgaagtttatttttaaaaaagaaatgtcCTGTAAGTAATTGTTATATTACCAAAATCAACTCAGTTGTAAGGAGGATTTCAGATTTTGATGCCATCATGTTTCATGGCCCTGAATTGGACAAAAAACCTTTAATTTTACCAAAAGACCGatcaaatcaacaaaaatacatatttctaaGTGGTGAATCCGCTGTTAACTATCCGGTAAGATGTAGGAACTTGAGAGGAGTCTTCAACTGGACCATGACGTACAAATTGAATTCCGACATCTATTTAGGATACATCATAATTAGAAACATAACAGGCTCCATTATTGGACCTAAACCAATAATGCATTGGTTGAAATTGGAGGATATGAAGCCAATAGATAGTGCATTCAAGAAGAATCTTGAAGGCAAGATATATGCTGCCGCTTGGTTTGTTTCAAATAAACATGCAGCCAATAAAAGACGGGAAATAGCCTTACAAATTCAAGACGAATTATCCGACTATAATATGACTCTAGATATATTTGGCCCCGGTGAAGTAAATTGTCCCAGAAACATAAACTTGGTATGTTTGAGTCTTTTGGAGAGATATTACTACTTCTACTTATCCTTTGAGAACTCTTTAATTGACGATTATGTTACTGAGAAGCTTTTGACTCCTTTGCAACATTATACCGTGCCTGTTGTCTATGGCGGAGCTAATTATACAAGGTga